The sequence TCTCAGAGCCGGTCCAGACCAGCTTCGGTTACCATCTGATCAAGCTCACTGCGATCCAGGCGCCGGATGTGCCCAGCCTGGAATCAATGCGTGACAGTCTTGAGCAGGAACTCAAGGCTGAGCAGGCCGAGCGACTGTTTGTGGAGGCCTCTCAGGAATTGGCCAACTTGGCCTATGAGTCGCCTGATCTGGTCGAACCGGCCCGCGCCCTGGGGCTGGATGTAGTCACTACTGGTCCGGTCAGTCGTAATGGCGGCGAGGGCATCACCTCCAGTCCGCGAGTCATGGCTGCGGCCTTCGATGAAGACGTACTGCTCGACAAGCGCAACAGTCCGCTGATCGAGCTGGATGCTGACACTGCGGTTGTGGTACGAGTCAAGGAACATCTGCGCCCAGAGCAACGGCCCCTCGACGAGGTGCGTGATGAGATTGCCGACCTGTTGCGCTACGAGCGTGCTGTGGCTGGGGCCGAGCAACAGGCTGCCGAGCTGGTCGGCGGGTTGCGTAGCCGTGACCTGGATGGCGAGGCCGTGGCTGCACAGGTTGGCTCACAGTGGCAGACCCATGAGGCGGTCAGCCGGGCCAGCACTGAAGTGGCTCAAGGCTTGCTGCGTGAGGTATTTGCACTGGCCAGGCCGTCAGAGGCCGAGCCGAGCTACGGACACTTCCGTCGCCCTGATGGTGGTCAGTGGATCGTTCGTCTGACCGGGGTCGCAACTCCAGAGGCATTGGAGAGCGAAGCTGAGTCGCCGCTGTATCAGCGCTTTATTGCTGGCCAAAGCGGTGAGCAGGATTTCGCCGCGGTGCAGGAGCGTCTGCGTGAGACGGCCGATATCGAGCGTTACATTGGCCGTTGAGCTTTAGTCTCAGCAACAAAAAAACCGCGCCATAAGCGCGGTTTTTTTGTGGGGCAGGCCTGAGCTTATTCGTCGTCCAGTCCAGCCATGGCGGTGATGTTGAAGCCGCCATCCACGTAGGTGATTTCACCGCTGACGCCCGAAGCCAGGTCGGAGCAGAGGAAGGCACCGACGTTGCCGACTTCTTCAATAGTAACGTTGCGACGCAGTGGAGTCTGGCGCTCGTTATGAGCCAGCATCTTACGGAAGCTCTTGATGCCCGAGGCCGCCAGAGTACGGATCGGACCCGCGGAAATGGCGTTGACCCGGGTGCCTTCCGGGCCCAGGCTGGTGGCCAGATAGCGCACGCCGGCTTCCAGGCTGGCCTTGGCCATGCCCATGACGTTGTAGTTAGGCATGGTCCGCTCGGCACCGAGGTAGGATAGGGTCAGCAGGCTGCCGTTGCGACCCTTCATCAGTTCACGGCCTGCTTTGGCCAGGGCTACAAAACTGTAGGCGCTGATATCGTGGGCGATGCGAAAGCCCTCACGGGTGGTGACTTCGGTGAAGTCGCCATCCAACTGATCGCCCGGGGCAAAACCTACCGAGTGGACGATGCAGTCCAGGCCGTCCCACTGTTTAGCCAGGTCCGCGAATACCTGCTCGATCTGGGCATCGTCGGCAACATCGCAGGGGAAGCACAACTCCGGACCGGAGCCCCAGCCCGCGGCGAACTCTTCGACCCGCCCCTTGAGCTTGTCATTCTGGTAGGTGAAGGCCAGTTGCGCGCCTTCACGGTGCATGGCCGCGGCGATGCCTGAGGCAATCGACAGCTTGCTGGCTACGCCAACGATGAGTACGCGCTTTCCGCTGAGAAATCCCATGATGTGCTTTCCTGTATTTACGGGGTCTCTAGGACCCGGTTAACGGTTGCCGGTTGGGCGAAGGCCGCCTCCAGCAGTTGACGAGTGTAGTCATGCTGGGGTGTGGCGAAGACCTGTGCCGCCGGTCCCTGCTCGACGATCTCACCCTGGCGAATGACCATCAGTTGGTGGCTGAGGGCACGAACCACCGCCAGGTCGTGACTGATAAACAGATAACTCAGATTGTGCTTGCGCTGCAGTTCGCGCAGCAGCTCAACCACCTGCCCCTGTACGGTGCGATCCAGCGCTGAGGTTGGCTCATCGAGCAGAATCAGCGAAGGTTTCAACACCAGTGCACGGGCTATGGCAATCCGCTGGCGTTGCCCCCCGGAAAACTCATGGGGATAGCGGTGCCGGCTTTCCGGATCCAGGCCTACTTCTTCCAGTGCCTGGATAACCCATTGCTCGCGCTCCTCAGGGCTGCCCAGACGATGAATCTCCAGTCCCTCGCTGATGATCTGCTCAACCGACATTCGCGGGCTGAGGCTGCCATAAGGGTCCTGGAAGACCACCTGAAACTGCCTGCGCATGGGCCTGACCTGGCGCTGGGACAGGCCGTCCAAGCGCTGGCCGTCACATTCGATCAGGCCCTGGCTCTCGATCAGTCTCAGTAGCGCCAGACCCAGCGTGGTCTTGCCCGATCCGCTTTCACCAACAATCCCCAGCGTTTGCCCGCGTTGCAGGCTGAAGCTGGCGTCGGTGACCGCCTTGATATGGTCCACCGTGCGCTTGAGTACGCCTTTCTTGATTGGGAACCAGACGCGCAGGCGTTCGGTTCGCATGATCACCGGGGCGTGCGGATCGGCCTTGACCGGATCGCCGCTGGGATCAGCCGCCAACAGCTTGCGGGTGTAGTCATGGCGCGGATCGTTGAACAGCGTTACACAATCATTCTCTTCGACGACGCGACCCTGATACATGACACATACCCGATGAGCAATTTTACGCACCAGGTTAAGGTCGTGGCTGATCAGCAGCAGAGCCATACCCAGTTTTGCCTGCAGTGACTTGAGCAGCTCGAGAATCTTCAGCTGAACGGTGACATCCAGAGCAGTGGTCGGCTCGTCGGCGATCAACAGTTCAGGCTCGTTGGCCAGCGCCATTGCGATCATCACCCGTTGGCGCTGGCCGCCGGACAACTCATGTGGGTAGGCCGCCAGGCGTTTCTCCGGCTCGGGAATGCCGACCAGATGCAGCAGCTCCAATGTTCGTTCGCGGGCCTGGAGCTTGTTCAGGCCCTTGTGCAGGAACAGTACCTCGCTGATCTGGCGCTCGACCGAGTGCAGTGGGTTGAGCGAGGTCATCGGCTCCTGGAAGATCATCGAAATGCGATTGCCGCGCACCTGTTGCAGCCGCTTGTCGCCAACCTTGAGCAGGTCTTCACCTTTGTAAAGGACGCGTCCGGAGGGGTGGCGTGCGGCCGGGTAGGGCAGCAGGCGCAGAATCGAGTGAGCGGTTACCGATTTGCCTGAGCCGCTTTCGCCGACCAGTGCCAGGGTCTGGCCCGGCCGGATATCCAGGTTGACCTCGCGCACCGCCAGGGTTTCAGAGTCGCCGTTGGTGAAGGCCACGCTGAGGTTCTCGATACGGATCAGTGGCTGTTCACTCATGTTATTTCCTTGGGTCAAAGGCATCGCGTAGGGCCTCGCCGATGAAGACCAGAAGAGTCAGCATCAGTGACAGCACCACGAAGGCGGTGATGCCCAGCCAGGGGGCTTGCAGATTGGCCTTGCCTTGGGCGATCAACTCGCCCAACGAGGGCGCGCCGGGCGGCAGGCCGAAGCCGAGAAAGTCCAGCGAGGTCAGGGTAATAACACCACCGGTGAGAATGAAGGGGAAGAAGGTTAGGGTGGCCACCATCGCATTGGGTAGGATATGACGGAACATCACAATCCGGTTGCCGGCCCCCAGCGCTCGGGCGGCGCGCACGTATTCCAGGTTGCGGCCACGGAGAAATTCAGCGCGCACCACATCGACCAGCGCCATCCAGGAGAACAGCAGCATGATTCCCAGCAGCCACCAGAAATTCGGCTGCACGAAACTGGCCAGGATGATCAGCAGGTAAAGGACAGGGAGCCCCGACCAGACCTCGATGAAGCGTTGGCCGAACAGGTCGATGCGACCGCCATAGAAACCCTGCAGCGCGCCGGCAATGACACCAACGATTGAGCTGAGAATGGTCAAGGTCAGGGCGAACAGGACCGAGATGCGAAAACCATAGATCACCCGGGCCATGACGTCGCGAGCCTGGTCGTCAGTGCCCAGCCAGTTGTCGGCCGAGGGTGGCGCCGGCGCCGGGACTTCCAGGTCGTAGTTGATAGTGCCGTAGCTATAGGGGATCGGCGGCCAGAGCATCCAGCCGTTGCCTTCGTCTTCGATCAACTGGCGGATATAGGGGCTGCGGTAGTCGGCGCTGATCGGGAATTCGCCACCGAACTCGGTTTCGGCATAGCGCTTGAATACGGGAAAGTAATACTGACTCTCGTACTTGAGCAGCAGCGGCTTATCGTTGGCGATCATCTCGGCGCCAAGGCTGAGAGTGAACAGTACCAGGAAGATATGCAGCGACCACCAGCCGCGACGGTTGGCCTTGAAACGAGCGAAGCGCCGTTGGTTGAGCGGGGACAGTCGGAAGCGGCGCATCTCAACCCTCCCGGCTTTCAAAGTCGATGCGCGGATCGACCAGGGTATAGGTGATATCACCGATCAGCTTCACCACCAGCCCGAGCAGGGTGAAGATATACAGGGTGCCGAACATCACCGGATAGTCGCGGTTGATTGCTGCCTCAAAACCCAGCAGACCAAGCCCGTCGAGCGAGAATATTACCTCGATCAGCAGCGCGCCGGTGAAGAAGACGCTGATCAGCGCGGCGGGAAAGCCAGCGATGATCAACAGCATGGCGTTGCGAAACACATGGCCGTAGAGTACGCGCGAAGCTGACAGGCCCTTGGCCCTGGCGGTGATCACATATTGCTTGCCGATCTCGTCGAGGAAGCAGTTCTTGGTCAACATGGTCAGGGTGGCGAAGCTGCCGATGACCATGGCTGTGATCGGTAGCACCATGTGCCAGGCGTAGTCCTTGACCTTGCCCCAGGTGCTCAGCTCTTCCCAGTTGCTGGAGGTCAGGCCGCGAAGCGGGAACCAGTCGAAATAGCTGCCACCAGCAAACAGCACGATCAGCAGGATGGCCAGCAGGAAGCCGGGAATGGCGTACCCAACAATTATCAGCGAACTGGTCCAGACATCGAAGGTAGAGCCATGCTTGACCGCCTTGCGCACGCCCAGCGGAATTGAAATCAGATAGGTGATCAGGGTGGTCCATAGCCCGAGGGAAATTGACACCGGCATTTTCTCGATAATCAGGTCGACCACGCTGTCGTCACGGAAAAAGCTGTCGCCGAAGTCGAAGGTCAGGTAGCCCTTGATCATCAGCCAGAAGCGCTCATTGGCCGGTTTGTCAAAGCCATACATACGCTCGATTTCGGCAATGATGTCTGGGTCCAGGCCCTGAGCGCCACGATAGCTGCTGCCACTGGCAACCTCGCCATGGATGCTGCCGGAAATCCGGCTGGTTGCCCCTTCAAAACCTTCGAGCTGGGCGATCATCTGTTCGACCGGCCCGCCGGGAGCGGCCTGGATGATCAGGAAGTTGATCAGCAGGATGCCGAACAGGGTCGGGATGATCAGTAATAGGCGGCGAATGATGTAGGCCAGCATGCTCAGTCGTCCTGGGTTTCGATGATAAGCGGGCGACTGCGCAGCGCGGCCGCCTTGGCCGGGTCTTCCCACCAGGTGAACAGCCCCAGGTCATACTTGGGCGGCAGCGCTGGGTGGGCAAAGCGGTTCCAGTAGGCAACCCGGTAGACGGTGGTGTGGAAGTTCGGCACCAGGATGTGCTTGGCCCGCAGTACCCGGTCCAGGGCCCGGG is a genomic window of Halopseudomonas phragmitis containing:
- a CDS encoding microcin C ABC transporter permease YejB; the protein is MLAYIIRRLLLIIPTLFGILLINFLIIQAAPGGPVEQMIAQLEGFEGATSRISGSIHGEVASGSSYRGAQGLDPDIIAEIERMYGFDKPANERFWLMIKGYLTFDFGDSFFRDDSVVDLIIEKMPVSISLGLWTTLITYLISIPLGVRKAVKHGSTFDVWTSSLIIVGYAIPGFLLAILLIVLFAGGSYFDWFPLRGLTSSNWEELSTWGKVKDYAWHMVLPITAMVIGSFATLTMLTKNCFLDEIGKQYVITARAKGLSASRVLYGHVFRNAMLLIIAGFPAALISVFFTGALLIEVIFSLDGLGLLGFEAAINRDYPVMFGTLYIFTLLGLVVKLIGDITYTLVDPRIDFESREG
- the fabI gene encoding enoyl-ACP reductase FabI, producing MGFLSGKRVLIVGVASKLSIASGIAAAMHREGAQLAFTYQNDKLKGRVEEFAAGWGSGPELCFPCDVADDAQIEQVFADLAKQWDGLDCIVHSVGFAPGDQLDGDFTEVTTREGFRIAHDISAYSFVALAKAGRELMKGRNGSLLTLSYLGAERTMPNYNVMGMAKASLEAGVRYLATSLGPEGTRVNAISAGPIRTLAASGIKSFRKMLAHNERQTPLRRNVTIEEVGNVGAFLCSDLASGVSGEITYVDGGFNITAMAGLDDE
- a CDS encoding ABC transporter permease — its product is MRRFRLSPLNQRRFARFKANRRGWWSLHIFLVLFTLSLGAEMIANDKPLLLKYESQYYFPVFKRYAETEFGGEFPISADYRSPYIRQLIEDEGNGWMLWPPIPYSYGTINYDLEVPAPAPPSADNWLGTDDQARDVMARVIYGFRISVLFALTLTILSSIVGVIAGALQGFYGGRIDLFGQRFIEVWSGLPVLYLLIILASFVQPNFWWLLGIMLLFSWMALVDVVRAEFLRGRNLEYVRAARALGAGNRIVMFRHILPNAMVATLTFFPFILTGGVITLTSLDFLGFGLPPGAPSLGELIAQGKANLQAPWLGITAFVVLSLMLTLLVFIGEALRDAFDPRK
- a CDS encoding ABC transporter ATP-binding protein produces the protein MSEQPLIRIENLSVAFTNGDSETLAVREVNLDIRPGQTLALVGESGSGKSVTAHSILRLLPYPAARHPSGRVLYKGEDLLKVGDKRLQQVRGNRISMIFQEPMTSLNPLHSVERQISEVLFLHKGLNKLQARERTLELLHLVGIPEPEKRLAAYPHELSGGQRQRVMIAMALANEPELLIADEPTTALDVTVQLKILELLKSLQAKLGMALLLISHDLNLVRKIAHRVCVMYQGRVVEENDCVTLFNDPRHDYTRKLLAADPSGDPVKADPHAPVIMRTERLRVWFPIKKGVLKRTVDHIKAVTDASFSLQRGQTLGIVGESGSGKTTLGLALLRLIESQGLIECDGQRLDGLSQRQVRPMRRQFQVVFQDPYGSLSPRMSVEQIISEGLEIHRLGSPEEREQWVIQALEEVGLDPESRHRYPHEFSGGQRQRIAIARALVLKPSLILLDEPTSALDRTVQGQVVELLRELQRKHNLSYLFISHDLAVVRALSHQLMVIRQGEIVEQGPAAQVFATPQHDYTRQLLEAAFAQPATVNRVLETP